A region of Sulfuricella denitrificans skB26 DNA encodes the following proteins:
- a CDS encoding coiled-coil domain-containing protein — MTLTTPVAMSNPGLSEDAKVTTCGGPKEAATRLQQRIEQAGETLQGLSVFVSGNALDVPPPASLFIVDLADEDAIKRRVAELAEAVKAKQPVPPQPGSVADCASRYPELAAQSAELDSLKTKINRLRLEFLSLPRVRRDTLVSSQQSVLAHGQKVAELEHERASAERQQSEASGLIETAEAQARSEITVDLRELASQRALLEKSREEIAGLQVRFSTHLRERTEGYRNTASQLSGLASVLTQGYLPQKINAAYDQTVQIWRQLVDQGFERIVDPQRYEPLPTLPVVPAVLLSRLGADPQAGAYQDAYRKAQIEYASVAALRQERFAEERNSLFRLLLQASKLRSELLKETAAIDHTPAFQLSRNYFSDLYREIRIVPYRLYAFLATQFLDIREKAGKGMLGLLEIAGQLAIFALLVAIPFAIFYSVRGIGGWLDGLRREMIREQMHLTEARRRMVRVTAIVIRRITVYLPWVVMLLGIWLAERLIAATVFAEIAAVLPYLAYYVWFRIFVNLVSGLMGIIAYTGTLKGVTAVGVRIQHTAKRVGAFFFIALAMKHATLDVVGEALVYRIVSVLMIYLGAVICFVAARQWRDEIVSRADRVLPVWLAGRVQQVCSGWLTWFGCLPALILVIGGMLFSRVRNWAGETDLFKHIGAEIFRRRIEGKVGGDAENAAQKKTGRYRLNI, encoded by the coding sequence ATGACCTTGACCACCCCGGTTGCGATGAGCAATCCGGGCCTGTCTGAAGACGCCAAAGTCACGACCTGCGGCGGGCCGAAAGAAGCTGCCACGCGCCTTCAGCAGCGCATCGAGCAGGCTGGGGAAACGCTCCAAGGATTGTCCGTTTTTGTTTCCGGTAACGCCCTGGACGTACCGCCACCCGCATCACTGTTTATTGTCGACCTGGCTGATGAAGATGCGATCAAACGCCGTGTCGCCGAACTGGCCGAGGCGGTCAAAGCCAAACAACCTGTCCCACCCCAGCCTGGCTCTGTTGCCGATTGTGCCAGCCGTTATCCTGAACTGGCTGCGCAGTCTGCAGAACTGGACTCCCTGAAAACAAAGATCAACCGCCTTCGCCTCGAGTTCCTGTCTTTGCCGCGCGTGCGTCGCGACACCTTGGTCAGCTCGCAACAAAGCGTTTTGGCCCATGGCCAAAAGGTGGCGGAGCTCGAACACGAACGCGCAAGCGCCGAGCGGCAGCAAAGCGAAGCTTCTGGATTGATCGAAACTGCCGAGGCGCAGGCCCGTTCGGAAATTACAGTCGATCTGCGCGAACTGGCTTCGCAGCGGGCTTTGCTTGAAAAGTCCCGCGAGGAAATTGCCGGTCTGCAAGTCAGGTTCTCAACCCATTTGCGTGAGCGCACGGAAGGCTACCGCAATACCGCATCGCAGTTGTCCGGACTGGCCAGCGTGCTGACGCAGGGCTATCTGCCGCAGAAGATTAACGCAGCGTATGATCAGACTGTACAGATCTGGCGCCAGCTGGTCGATCAGGGGTTTGAACGCATTGTGGACCCGCAGCGCTATGAGCCTTTGCCGACCTTGCCGGTCGTTCCAGCCGTGCTGCTTTCCCGCCTTGGCGCAGACCCCCAGGCCGGAGCCTACCAGGATGCATACCGGAAGGCGCAGATCGAATATGCTTCGGTCGCTGCTCTTCGCCAGGAGCGATTTGCCGAAGAGCGCAACAGCCTGTTCCGGTTGCTGTTGCAGGCGAGCAAGCTGCGCTCGGAACTGCTCAAGGAAACGGCGGCGATTGACCACACCCCGGCTTTCCAACTATCCAGGAATTATTTTTCCGACCTCTACCGCGAAATTCGCATCGTGCCCTACCGGCTTTACGCTTTCCTTGCGACCCAATTTCTTGATATTCGCGAGAAGGCCGGCAAGGGGATGCTCGGGCTGCTGGAAATTGCCGGCCAACTGGCGATCTTTGCACTGCTCGTCGCGATTCCGTTCGCTATTTTTTATAGTGTACGCGGCATCGGTGGATGGCTGGACGGCCTTCGCCGCGAAATGATCCGCGAGCAGATGCATCTAACTGAGGCGCGTCGTCGCATGGTTCGTGTTACCGCTATCGTGATTCGGCGCATCACCGTCTATCTGCCGTGGGTCGTCATGTTGCTGGGAATATGGCTTGCCGAACGGCTGATTGCCGCTACGGTCTTCGCCGAGATCGCTGCGGTGCTGCCCTACCTGGCCTACTATGTGTGGTTCCGTATTTTCGTCAATCTGGTATCGGGCCTGATGGGCATCATTGCTTACACCGGAACGCTCAAGGGTGTTACCGCAGTGGGTGTGCGCATTCAACATACCGCCAAAAGGGTAGGCGCATTCTTTTTCATAGCGCTGGCGATGAAGCACGCGACACTGGACGTTGTAGGGGAAGCGCTGGTCTATCGCATCGTGTCTGTTCTCATGATATACCTCGGTGCGGTCATCTGTTTTGTCGCCGCCCGTCAGTGGCGTGACGAAATCGTGTCGCGTGCCGACCGTGTGCTTCCCGTGTGGCTGGCCGGTCGCGTGCAGCAGGTCTGTTCGGGCTGGCTAACCTGGTTCGGCTGCCTGCCAGCGCTGATTCTGGTTATCGGCGGGATGCTTTTCTCCCGCGTCCGCAACTGGGCCGGAGAAACCGATCTCTTCAAACACATCGGCGCAGAGATTTTTCGTCGGCGTATCGAGGGTAAGGTAGGGGGGGATGCGGAAAATGCCGCTCAGAAAAAAACGGGGCGCTACCGGCTGAATATCTGA
- a CDS encoding mechanosensitive ion channel family protein — translation MDSNDLNPLAGLATIFQLDRLLLLVVSIVLLALFVKTIKRFADKLYQEFPARRLAISQTITSLSFFIYIVGGTFLVYGILNPPKELMIAVGGSAAVAIGLSLKDLVSSVIAGFILLFDRPFQVGDRVSFGGVYGEIKSIGLRAVRLVTLDDNEVTIPNNRFMTDVVSSGNSGALDMMITANFHLALDADIQLARSLLREVLVTSRYAYLKKPVSIVVAEVEVAERLAVQLKAKAYVIDVRFEKAFQTDVYLRAIEAFERHGIKRPVLK, via the coding sequence ATGGATAGCAACGACCTGAACCCGCTTGCCGGGCTGGCTACGATCTTTCAACTGGATCGCTTGCTGCTTCTGGTGGTGAGCATTGTTCTGCTGGCACTGTTCGTGAAGACGATCAAGCGTTTCGCCGACAAGCTGTACCAGGAATTCCCGGCACGCCGGCTGGCCATCTCTCAGACCATCACCAGCCTCAGTTTCTTTATCTACATCGTGGGCGGCACCTTCCTGGTCTACGGCATTCTCAACCCTCCAAAGGAGCTGATGATTGCGGTAGGGGGCAGTGCGGCGGTCGCCATCGGGCTGTCGCTGAAGGATCTCGTTTCTTCGGTGATCGCCGGTTTTATCCTGCTCTTCGATCGCCCTTTTCAGGTCGGCGACCGGGTGAGTTTCGGCGGTGTTTATGGTGAAATCAAAAGCATCGGATTGCGGGCGGTCCGGCTGGTTACCCTGGATGACAACGAAGTGACCATCCCCAACAACCGCTTCATGACTGATGTGGTTTCGTCAGGAAATTCCGGTGCGCTGGACATGATGATCACGGCGAATTTTCATCTCGCGCTGGACGCCGACATTCAGCTCGCCCGCAGCCTGCTCCGTGAAGTGCTGGTGACCAGCCGCTACGCTTACCTCAAGAAACCGGTTTCCATCGTGGTTGCCGAAGTCGAAGTGGCCGAACGCCTGGCAGTGCAACTCAAGGCCAAGGCCTATGTGATCGACGTGCGCTTCGAAAAGGCTTTCCAGACCGATGTCTATCTGCGCGCCATCGAAGCCTTCGAACGGCATGGCATCAAGCGCCCGGTGCTGAAATAG
- a CDS encoding mechanosensitive ion channel family protein translates to MQDLIDKWLFDPVVGKIVAVVLVVVAVIVLVRFLQGAIGRHIENSELRYRIRKLITFFGYVLAIFLLSLIFSDKLAGLTVFFGVAGAGVAFALQEVIASAAGWVSMSFGRFYNVGDRVQLGGIKGDVIDIGVLRTTLMECGGWINGDQYNGRIVRVANSFIFKEPVYNYSSDFPFLWDEILIPVRYGSNYEMARKEFQLVLEDVTGEHARILKGDWRKMTDQYMLEDARLEPMVTLNIKENWVEYALRYVVDYKQRRSTKDKICVRLLRAIEQSGGDIRLGAPSFEVASIPPLDIFLKNGGDVPSPIGTEHPSDT, encoded by the coding sequence ATGCAAGACCTGATCGACAAGTGGTTGTTTGACCCTGTGGTGGGAAAAATCGTCGCCGTGGTCTTGGTGGTGGTTGCCGTCATCGTGCTGGTACGCTTCCTACAGGGCGCCATCGGTCGTCATATTGAAAATTCAGAGCTGCGCTACCGCATCAGGAAACTGATCACCTTCTTCGGTTATGTCCTCGCGATCTTTCTGCTGTCCCTGATATTCAGCGACAAACTGGCGGGGCTCACCGTGTTTTTTGGCGTGGCCGGCGCAGGTGTGGCTTTCGCCCTGCAAGAGGTCATCGCAAGCGCGGCGGGCTGGGTCTCGATGTCTTTTGGCCGTTTTTATAATGTCGGCGACCGTGTCCAGCTGGGCGGCATTAAGGGCGACGTCATCGATATCGGCGTGTTGCGGACCACCCTGATGGAGTGCGGCGGTTGGATCAATGGCGACCAGTACAATGGCCGTATCGTGCGGGTCGCCAATAGCTTTATTTTCAAGGAGCCCGTCTACAATTATTCATCGGATTTTCCGTTTCTCTGGGACGAGATCCTGATCCCCGTCCGATACGGCAGCAATTACGAAATGGCGCGCAAGGAATTTCAGCTTGTGCTGGAAGATGTCACCGGTGAGCATGCCCGCATCCTCAAGGGAGACTGGCGAAAAATGACGGACCAATACATGCTGGAGGACGCCCGGCTGGAACCTATGGTCACGCTGAACATCAAGGAAAACTGGGTCGAGTATGCCCTGCGCTATGTCGTGGACTATAAGCAGCGGCGCAGCACCAAGGACAAGATCTGCGTCCGCCTCCTTCGGGCCATTGAACAGTCAGGGGGCGACATCAGGCTGGGCGCCCCATCATTTGAGGTGGCGTCAATCCCCCCACTGGATATTTTCCTGAAAAACGGGGGAGACGTGCCCTCGCCAATCGGAACAGAACATCCGTCAGATACGTAA
- a CDS encoding methyltransferase, whose amino-acid sequence MSGAPIVTWDEAGEPRSVLWRSESGAPPPTRVVIADDRMTADTAYRLACDGTALLWRGDFQNARQLLQSMVRRADRKPLKSSATPAEAFHLHRMTQGQRARALGMLLLPLDDDYGIPLRRAPDVRQACAEAYGPGESPSVVSLRELLGLIGAHEWRKKGVEIPALEDRIHPYYGVFSPVRGEYVGLVAEAPLPSMELAFDIGTGTGVLAAVLARRGVARIVATDQDPRALMCARENLARLGLAEQVEVVQADLFPAGRAPLVVCNPPWVPARANAPIEHAVYDPDSRMLRGFVSGLVEHLEPEGEGWLILSDLAEHLGLRTRAELLALFDKAGLKVVGRIDVRPTHPRASDATDPLHVARAAEITSLWRLAAC is encoded by the coding sequence ATGAGCGGCGCGCCGATCGTAACCTGGGACGAGGCTGGCGAGCCCCGCTCCGTCCTGTGGCGCTCTGAGAGCGGGGCTCCGCCGCCTACGCGTGTGGTCATTGCCGATGACCGCATGACGGCCGATACCGCCTATCGTTTGGCCTGCGATGGCACCGCACTGCTGTGGCGCGGCGATTTCCAGAATGCGCGCCAGCTGCTGCAGTCGATGGTGCGCCGCGCCGATCGCAAGCCCCTCAAGTCATCCGCGACGCCTGCCGAAGCATTTCATCTGCACCGCATGACCCAAGGCCAGCGCGCACGTGCGCTAGGGATGCTGCTGCTGCCGCTGGATGACGACTATGGCATCCCTTTGCGACGTGCGCCCGACGTGCGGCAAGCCTGCGCGGAGGCTTATGGCCCCGGAGAGAGCCCCTCCGTGGTCTCGCTGCGCGAGCTTCTGGGCCTGATCGGCGCCCACGAATGGCGCAAAAAAGGCGTTGAAATCCCGGCGCTCGAAGATCGCATCCACCCGTACTATGGCGTGTTCTCCCCGGTTCGCGGCGAGTATGTGGGGCTGGTGGCCGAGGCGCCACTACCCTCGATGGAGCTGGCTTTCGACATCGGTACCGGTACCGGCGTGCTGGCTGCAGTGCTTGCTCGCCGGGGTGTCGCGCGCATTGTGGCCACCGACCAGGACCCGCGTGCACTGATGTGCGCCCGCGAGAATCTGGCGCGGCTGGGTCTGGCCGAGCAGGTAGAGGTCGTACAGGCGGATCTCTTCCCCGCAGGACGGGCTCCGCTCGTGGTGTGTAACCCGCCATGGGTTCCGGCGCGGGCAAACGCGCCCATCGAACACGCGGTTTATGATCCTGACAGCCGTATGCTGCGCGGATTTGTCAGTGGACTGGTCGAACATCTTGAGCCGGAAGGGGAGGGCTGGCTGATACTCTCGGACCTGGCCGAGCATCTGGGCTTGCGCACGCGGGCCGAGTTGCTTGCCCTCTTCGACAAGGCGGGTTTGAAGGTCGTGGGCCGGATCGATGTCCGGCCGACCCACCCCCGCGCGTCCGATGCCACAGACCCGCTCCATGTTGCGCGCGCGGCGGAAATAACGTCGCTCTGGCGTCTTGCGGCGTGCTGA
- a CDS encoding YqaA family protein — protein sequence MSDELSLGGLFVSSFLAATLLPGGSEAVLFGVLKLNPGLLWPALALATLGNTLGGMSSYLLGRILPERKPTKWLVFVHRYGSPAMLLAWAPLIGDALCVAAGWLRLNAVQVALFMAAGKLVRYLVIAWAAV from the coding sequence ATTAGCGACGAACTCAGTCTCGGCGGCCTGTTTGTCAGCAGCTTTCTCGCCGCCACTTTGCTGCCGGGCGGCTCCGAGGCGGTGCTGTTCGGTGTTCTCAAGCTCAATCCCGGTTTGTTGTGGCCGGCGTTGGCGCTGGCGACGCTGGGCAACACTTTGGGCGGCATGAGTTCCTACCTGCTCGGGCGTATTCTGCCTGAGCGTAAGCCGACAAAATGGCTGGTTTTCGTGCATCGCTATGGCAGCCCGGCGATGCTGTTGGCCTGGGCGCCACTGATCGGCGATGCGCTGTGCGTTGCGGCGGGATGGTTGCGGCTCAACGCCGTTCAGGTTGCGCTGTTCATGGCTGCCGGCAAGCTGGTGCGCTATCTGGTGATTGCCTGGGCGGCGGTGTAA
- a CDS encoding DUF3683 domain-containing protein → MTTARLREIPYNYTSFSDREIIIRLLGEEAWEILNTLRAERKTGRSARMLFEVLGDIWVVSRNPYLQDDLLANIKRRKALVEALRHRLRAIEARRQDNEVVRQLLESTTRAVDTFEMDFDHTARLRRKVLKRLLPHTRRDNVQFDGLARVSHVTDATDWRVEYPFVVINPDTEEEIAPLVRACIELGLTLIPRGGGTGYTGGAVPLDKMSAVINTEKLDYHNGVEMLSLPGVPEPVPTIRCGAGVVTRRVMEAADDVGHVFAVDPTSADACCIGGNVAMNAGGKKAVLWGTALDNLASWRMVDPDGNWLEITRLDHNLGKIHDVETARFRITRLGADGKTTKSEEILEIPGSHFRKTGLGKDVTDKFLSGLPGIQKEGCDGIITSARFILHTMPKHIRTVCLEFFGQLHRAVPAIVEIKSYLDAHPLTILAGLEHLDERYIKAVGYATKANRAERPKMLLLADIASDDEAAVGEAASHIVRLANARGGEGFIAVSTEARKKFWLDRARTAAIATHTNAFKINEDVVIPLPRLADYSDGIERINIELSTRNKLNLLDALEEFIAGDLPLHRDEEVQPDAELLVTRRETALALLRDTRKRWQQLLENMDAPYAGSGFEPEASNPELETIFHALQDHTLRISWKKEVRAELHRIFSGREYQPILEKCDSIHQKILKSRVFVALHMHAGDGNVHTNIPVNSDDYEMLRAANQAVARIMRLAIDLGGVISGEHGIGITKLEFLEPAAIATFAAYKTKVDPNGHFNRGKLLPGADLRNAYTPSFNLLEVESLIMEQSEIGEIADSIKDCLRCGKCKPVCNTHIPRANLLYSPRNKILATSLLIEAFLYEEQTRRGISLKHFDEFNDVADHCTVCHKCLAPCPVDIDFGDVSISMRNFLRKQGKKKFNPGSYAAMLFLNATDPTTIKAIRKVMIEWGYAGQRLGYQLAKRFGLIGGQTRNPPATVGKPPIKAQVIHMINKPMPGNLPKKTSRALLGLEDPAIVPVIRNPAKLNEDSDAVFYFPGCGSERLFGQVGLATQAMLFDLGAQTVLPPGYLCCGYPQTASGQDDKGQAITTANRVLFHRVANTLNYLDIKTVIVSCGTCMDQLLKYQFDKIFPGCRLLDIHEYLMEKGLKLEGVTGTRYMYHDPCHTPIKTYNPLKVANDLLGGGVKLSDRCCGESGTLAVTRPDISTQIRSRKQEEIVKVAAEINRETGSDVNPKIKLLTSCPSCLQGLHRYNDDTGIEADYIVVEMARHLLGSTWMEDYIANASNGGIERVLL, encoded by the coding sequence ATGACGACCGCACGCCTCAGAGAAATTCCTTACAACTACACTTCGTTTTCCGACCGCGAAATCATCATTCGCCTGCTCGGCGAGGAAGCCTGGGAAATCCTTAACACGCTGCGTGCCGAACGCAAGACCGGGCGCTCGGCGCGCATGCTGTTCGAAGTGCTTGGCGACATCTGGGTGGTCTCGCGTAACCCCTACCTGCAGGACGATTTGCTCGCCAACATCAAGCGCCGCAAGGCACTGGTCGAGGCGCTGCGCCATCGCTTGCGGGCCATCGAGGCACGCCGCCAGGATAACGAGGTTGTCAGGCAGTTGCTCGAAAGTACTACCCGCGCTGTCGATACATTCGAAATGGATTTCGATCATACCGCGCGCCTGCGCCGCAAGGTGCTCAAGAGGCTGCTGCCCCACACCCGCCGCGACAATGTCCAGTTTGACGGCTTGGCGCGAGTGTCGCACGTCACCGATGCCACAGACTGGCGTGTCGAATATCCCTTCGTTGTGATCAATCCCGACACCGAAGAGGAAATCGCGCCGCTGGTGCGCGCTTGCATCGAGCTCGGTCTGACCCTGATCCCGCGTGGTGGCGGCACCGGCTACACCGGCGGAGCAGTACCGCTGGACAAGATGTCGGCGGTAATCAACACCGAAAAACTAGACTACCACAATGGCGTGGAAATGCTCAGCCTGCCCGGCGTGCCGGAGCCCGTGCCCACCATCCGTTGCGGCGCAGGCGTCGTCACCCGGCGGGTGATGGAGGCGGCGGATGACGTCGGCCATGTATTCGCAGTCGATCCGACCTCAGCGGATGCCTGCTGCATCGGCGGCAATGTAGCCATGAATGCCGGCGGCAAGAAGGCGGTCTTGTGGGGCACCGCGCTCGACAACCTGGCCTCGTGGCGGATGGTCGACCCCGATGGAAACTGGCTGGAGATTACCCGCCTCGACCATAATCTGGGCAAGATCCACGATGTCGAAACAGCGCGCTTTCGCATCACCCGCCTCGGTGCGGATGGCAAAACCACCAAATCCGAAGAGATCCTCGAGATTCCCGGCAGTCATTTTCGCAAGACCGGGCTGGGCAAGGATGTTACCGACAAGTTCCTCTCCGGCCTGCCTGGTATTCAGAAGGAGGGCTGCGACGGTATCATCACCTCGGCACGCTTCATCCTGCACACCATGCCCAAACACATTCGTACCGTGTGTCTGGAATTCTTCGGTCAGTTACACCGGGCCGTGCCGGCCATTGTCGAGATCAAGAGCTATCTGGATGCCCACCCTCTAACCATACTGGCCGGACTGGAACATCTCGACGAACGCTACATCAAGGCAGTCGGCTACGCCACCAAGGCAAACCGGGCGGAACGTCCGAAAATGTTGCTGCTAGCCGACATCGCCAGCGACGATGAAGCCGCAGTGGGCGAAGCGGCATCGCACATCGTAAGGCTCGCTAACGCCCGTGGTGGAGAAGGCTTCATCGCGGTCAGCACAGAGGCGCGGAAAAAATTCTGGCTCGATCGCGCCCGCACCGCCGCTATCGCCACTCATACCAATGCCTTCAAGATTAACGAGGATGTCGTCATCCCCCTGCCGCGCCTGGCTGATTACAGCGATGGCATCGAGCGTATCAACATCGAGCTTTCGACTCGCAACAAACTCAATCTGCTGGATGCGCTGGAAGAATTCATCGCTGGCGACTTGCCGCTGCACCGCGACGAAGAAGTGCAGCCCGACGCCGAACTGCTAGTTACACGGCGTGAAACTGCCCTGGCACTGCTGCGCGACACTCGCAAGCGTTGGCAGCAGCTGCTGGAAAATATGGATGCGCCCTACGCCGGCTCCGGTTTCGAGCCGGAGGCGTCCAATCCCGAACTCGAAACCATTTTTCATGCACTGCAGGACCACACCCTGCGTATCTCATGGAAGAAGGAGGTTCGCGCCGAGTTGCACCGCATTTTTTCCGGGCGCGAGTACCAGCCGATCCTGGAGAAATGTGATTCTATCCACCAGAAAATTCTGAAGAGCCGGGTGTTCGTGGCGCTGCACATGCATGCCGGCGACGGCAACGTGCATACCAACATCCCGGTCAACTCCGACGATTACGAGATGCTTCGGGCCGCAAATCAGGCGGTGGCACGCATCATGCGGCTGGCCATCGATCTGGGTGGGGTGATTTCGGGCGAACACGGTATCGGTATAACCAAGCTGGAGTTTCTCGAACCTGCAGCGATCGCCACTTTCGCCGCCTACAAGACCAAGGTCGATCCAAATGGTCATTTCAACCGCGGCAAGCTGCTGCCGGGGGCGGATCTGCGTAATGCCTACACTCCCAGTTTCAACCTGCTCGAAGTCGAATCGCTGATCATGGAGCAGAGCGAGATCGGCGAAATCGCCGACTCGATCAAGGACTGCCTGCGCTGCGGCAAGTGCAAGCCGGTATGCAATACCCATATCCCGCGCGCCAACCTGCTTTATAGCCCGCGCAACAAAATTCTCGCCACCAGTCTGCTGATCGAGGCGTTTCTGTACGAAGAGCAGACCCGGCGCGGGATTTCCCTCAAGCATTTCGATGAATTCAACGACGTCGCCGACCATTGCACGGTGTGTCACAAATGCCTCGCCCCCTGCCCGGTGGATATCGACTTCGGCGATGTTTCGATCTCCATGCGCAACTTCCTGCGCAAGCAGGGCAAGAAGAAATTTAATCCCGGCAGCTATGCCGCGATGCTGTTCCTCAACGCGACCGATCCAACCACCATCAAGGCGATCCGCAAGGTCATGATCGAATGGGGCTACGCCGGGCAGCGCCTGGGCTACCAGCTGGCAAAACGTTTCGGCCTGATCGGAGGACAGACCCGGAATCCGCCCGCCACCGTAGGCAAGCCGCCGATCAAGGCGCAGGTCATCCACATGATCAACAAGCCGATGCCGGGCAACCTGCCGAAGAAAACCTCGCGCGCCCTGCTCGGACTGGAGGACCCGGCCATCGTGCCGGTAATCCGCAACCCCGCCAAGCTCAACGAGGATTCCGATGCGGTGTTCTATTTCCCCGGTTGCGGTTCGGAGAGGCTGTTCGGCCAGGTGGGACTCGCCACCCAGGCGATGCTGTTCGACCTCGGTGCACAGACCGTATTGCCGCCGGGTTACCTGTGCTGCGGCTATCCGCAAACTGCGTCAGGCCAGGACGACAAGGGCCAAGCCATCACCACCGCCAATCGTGTGCTGTTCCACCGCGTCGCCAATACCCTGAACTATCTCGACATCAAGACCGTGATCGTGTCCTGCGGCACCTGCATGGATCAGCTGCTGAAATACCAGTTCGACAAGATCTTCCCTGGTTGCCGCCTGCTCGACATCCACGAATACCTGATGGAAAAAGGGCTCAAACTGGAAGGCGTGACAGGCACACGCTACATGTACCACGACCCCTGCCACACTCCGATCAAGACCTACAACCCGCTGAAGGTGGCAAACGATCTGCTCGGCGGCGGAGTCAAATTGTCCGACCGCTGCTGCGGCGAATCCGGCACGCTGGCGGTAACTCGTCCCGACATTTCCACCCAGATCCGCTCCCGAAAGCAGGAGGAAATCGTTAAGGTAGCAGCTGAAATAAACCGGGAAACCGGGTCTGATGTAAACCCGAAGATTAAATTATTGACATCTTGTCCCTCTTGTTTGCAGGGATTACACCGCTACAATGACGATACGGGTATTGAGGCCGATTACATCGTAGTGGAGATGGCGCGGCATCTTCTCGGGTCGACCTGGATGGAAGACTACATCGCCAATGCGAGCAATGGTGGTATCGAACGGGTGCTGCTGTAG
- a CDS encoding HIT family protein: MCDLCENTGGTPLWQDALCRVVLVEDHDYPGFCRVIWASHVKEMTDLPVAERRHLMDVVFAVESAVRQILQPDKINLASLGNLTPHLHWHVIPRWRGDRHFPNPIWGEMQRDAQPVAPERLVEGLRNLIHEAMHPASN, encoded by the coding sequence ATGTGCGATCTGTGTGAAAATACGGGCGGAACACCCCTGTGGCAGGATGCGCTATGCCGGGTGGTGCTGGTCGAAGATCACGACTACCCCGGCTTCTGCCGTGTCATCTGGGCCAGCCATGTCAAGGAGATGACCGACCTGCCGGTAGCGGAACGCCGGCATTTGATGGATGTGGTGTTCGCAGTGGAAAGTGCGGTTCGGCAGATACTGCAACCGGATAAAATCAATCTGGCCAGCCTGGGAAACCTGACCCCGCATCTCCACTGGCACGTTATTCCGCGCTGGCGGGGCGACCGGCATTTCCCCAACCCGATCTGGGGAGAAATGCAGCGTGATGCGCAGCCGGTTGCGCCAGAGAGGCTGGTGGAAGGCTTGCGTAATCTAATCCATGAGGCGATGCATCCCGCTTCAAACTGA
- the phoR gene encoding phosphate regulon sensor histidine kinase PhoR produces MTLALLAAAPLVLWAAVGAVPALILMVILLLFYLLHHLRNLDALDGWLRKPDVGTVPHGSGLWEEPFAVLYQLERQQSDSQHNLSNALERFQQAGEAMPDGVVMMNSSGQIEWCNPVAETQFGINLDRDRGQWMTYLIRQAQFTDYLAAHNYREPLIFKSTRNRELVLSIQLIPFGDEQKLLISRDITQLERVETMRRDFVANVSHELSTPLTVVGGFLETLVDMEHLDETQTRHYLNLMFDQTNRMQHLVKDLLMLSKLESTHTAHREEKVDVPHLLQDLLKDALSLSSGRHRLRLNLASERWLLGNEDELRSAFGNLVSNAIRYTPDGGEIVLQWEEWEEEGVFSVQDSGVGIEPQHIPRLTERFYRVDRSRSRETGGTGLGLAIAKHALTRHQARLEIESTPGKGSTFSACFPARRLIAGEASN; encoded by the coding sequence ATGACACTAGCCCTGCTGGCGGCCGCTCCGCTCGTCCTGTGGGCGGCAGTCGGCGCGGTTCCGGCCTTGATCCTGATGGTCATCCTGCTATTGTTTTACCTTCTTCATCATTTGCGCAATCTGGATGCACTGGATGGCTGGCTGCGCAAGCCTGATGTCGGAACGGTGCCTCACGGATCAGGATTGTGGGAAGAACCCTTTGCCGTGCTTTACCAGCTGGAGCGGCAGCAATCCGATAGCCAGCACAATCTTTCCAATGCGCTGGAGCGTTTCCAGCAGGCTGGCGAGGCGATGCCGGACGGCGTCGTGATGATGAACAGCAGCGGCCAGATCGAGTGGTGTAATCCGGTGGCCGAGACGCAGTTCGGTATCAACCTCGACCGCGACCGCGGGCAGTGGATGACCTATCTGATCCGCCAGGCCCAGTTTACCGATTACCTGGCGGCGCATAACTATCGCGAACCGCTGATCTTCAAGTCCACCCGCAACCGCGAACTGGTGCTGTCGATTCAGCTAATCCCTTTTGGAGACGAACAGAAGCTCCTGATCAGTCGAGACATTACCCAGCTCGAACGGGTCGAGACCATGCGCCGTGATTTCGTCGCCAACGTTTCCCACGAACTGAGCACGCCGCTGACCGTGGTTGGCGGCTTTCTCGAAACGCTGGTGGACATGGAGCATCTGGATGAAACCCAGACCCGGCACTATTTGAACCTGATGTTCGACCAGACCAACCGCATGCAACATCTGGTCAAGGATCTGTTAATGCTGTCGAAGCTGGAAAGCACCCACACTGCCCATCGGGAAGAAAAAGTTGACGTGCCACACCTGCTGCAGGATTTATTGAAAGACGCCCTATCCTTGAGCTCTGGACGGCATCGGCTGCGGCTTAACCTGGCTTCGGAGCGCTGGCTGCTGGGCAACGAGGACGAGTTGCGCAGCGCCTTTGGCAACCTGGTCAGCAATGCCATTCGGTACACGCCGGACGGTGGTGAGATCGTGCTGCAATGGGAAGAGTGGGAGGAAGAAGGAGTATTCAGCGTGCAGGACAGTGGTGTCGGCATCGAGCCGCAGCACATACCGCGCCTCACCGAGCGTTTTTACCGGGTGGACCGCAGTCGCTCGCGTGAAACCGGCGGAACCGGCCTGGGGCTGGCTATCGCAAAGCATGCCTTGACACGCCATCAGGCTCGGCTAGAAATCGAAAGCACGCCAGGCAAGGGCAGCACTTTCAGCGCATGTTTTCCAGCAAGGCGTTTAATTGCTGGTGAAGCGAGCAATTAA